The proteins below are encoded in one region of Belonocnema kinseyi isolate 2016_QV_RU_SX_M_011 chromosome 3, B_treatae_v1, whole genome shotgun sequence:
- the LOC117169774 gene encoding uncharacterized protein K02A2.6-like: MISERVLAHYDPDEELTLACDASHYGLAAILSHRYKDGSEKPIEFASKKIPDKELNRAINDKEAAAIVFGFKQFYSFVFGRKVILRTDHKPLEFIFSPKKGIPQTAASRLQRWAIVSSGFDYEIEWIKSSENANCDALSRLPIEDTTELQDCSGGRFFLSGFDYEIEWIKSSENANCDALSRHPIEDTTEVFGNTYSQLHCIIDEAKVVDYETVVKETKRDAVLSRIMKFCIFGWPRDSKDLSEIEKKFFAKQNELSIEGNCLFWGYRMVILESLRDKILNDLHLSHLGIVKMKAMARSYVWWPGIDADIEDIANFSDTCAVNRRSPPRAPLTPWPWPERAWQRVHCDFLGPFQGDMYLVVLDSFSKWPEVINFKHDTRACKLVQVFEMLFARHGLCEHLVSDNGRQLANAEFREYLQKNGVKHSFSPPYHPATNGAAENFVGTFKNKVTKIMKGGKKVDTAVYQFLFDYRSAPHSTTEKSPAQLLYGREIRTRFDLLRPNLRVKVEEKQNAQIASRPRSRKVDLQEGDSVLIDNYGKLGGKRIKGAIAKKLSPSTYQVQTESGIVAKRHTDQIVKPLRRSERIARRKHI, translated from the exons ATGATTTCGGAAAGGGTGTTAGCTCACTACGATCCTGATGAGGAATTAACATTGGCCTGCGACGCGTCGCACTATGGTTTAGCAGCGATTTTATCGCACAGATACAAAGATGGCTCGGAGAAGCCAATCGAGTTCGCTTCGAAAAAAATTCCAGACAAAGAATTGAACCGTGCGATTAATGACAAAGAAGCGGCGGCGATTGTATTcgggtttaaacaattttacagttTTGTATTCGGTCGAAAAGTAATTCTGCGCACAGATCACAAACCgctagaatttattttcagtccGAAAAAAGGTATTCCGCAGACGGCAGCTTCAAGACTGCAGCGGTGGGCGATTGTTTCGTCAGGATTCGATTACGAGATCGAATGGATAAAATCGAGCGAAAACGCTAATTGCGACGCGTTGTCGAGACTTCCAATTGAGGACACGACCGAA CTTCAAGACTGCAGCGGTGGGCGATTTTTTTTGTCAGGATTCGATTACGAGATCGAATGGATAAAATCGAGCGAAAACGCTAATTGCGACGCGTTGTCGAGACATCCAATTGAGGACACGACCGAAGTATTCGGGAATACGTATTCGCAGCTTCACTGTATAATAGACGAAGCAAAAGTAGTCGATTACGAGACGGTGGTAAAAGAAACGAAAAGAGACGCAGTACTATCGCGCATaatgaaattttgcattttcggCTGGCCCAGAGACAGTAAAGACCTCTCAGAGATCGAAAAGAAGTTTTTTGCAAAGCAAAATGAGTTGTCAATCGAAGGAAATTGCCTGTTCTGGGGTTACCGAATGGTAATTCTGGAAAGTTTACGCGATAAGATCCTGAACGACCTTCACTTGTCTCACTTGGGGATCGTTAAGATGAAAGCAATGGCACGCTCGTACGTGTGGTGGCCAGGTATCGATGCGGACATCGAAGATATAGCTAACTTTTCTGATACATGCGCAGTGAATCGAAGGTCACCGCCACGCGCACCACTTACACCATGGCCATGGCCAGAAAGAGCGTGGCAAAGGGTTCATTGTGATTTTTTGGGCCCTTTCCAGGGAGACATGTATTTAGTAGTGCTGGACTCTTTCTCAAAGTGGCCAGAGGTCATTAATTTTAAGCACGATACCAGAGCGTGTAAATTAGTCCAGGTATTCGAAATGTTATTCGCGAGACACGGACTGTGCGAGCATTTAGTCTCGGATAATGGCAGACAGCTGGCAAACGCCGAGTTTCGCGAGTACCTACAAAAAAACGGAGTGAAACACAGTTTTTCGCCGCCATATCACCCGGCGACGAACGGGGCCGCGGAAAATTTCGTAGGAACGTTCAAGAACAAGGTGACAAAAATTATGAAAGGGGGGAAGAAGGTAGACACAGCGGTCTACCAATTTCTATTTGATTATCGTAGTGCTCCACACAGCACGACCGAAAAATCACCGGCGCAATTATTGTACGGACGCGAAATTAGAACACGATTCGACTTGCTACGTCCCAATCTACGGGTCAAAGTTGAAGAGAAACAGAACGCGCAAATCGCAAGCCGACCTCGCTCGCGTAAGGTTGATTTACAAGAAGGCGACTCGGTCTTGATAGACAATTATGGGAAGTTAGGCGGGAAGCGAATAAAAGGCGCGATCGCGAAAAAATTGTCACCGTCGACTTACCAAGTCCAGACCGAGTCAGGCATTGTAGCGAAGCGACATACAGATCAAATCGTGAAACCCTTGCGACGTTCCGAGCGCATCGCCCGTAGGAAACATATTTAA